One stretch of Roseimicrobium sp. ORNL1 DNA includes these proteins:
- a CDS encoding glycosyltransferase, producing MAEGHVTQLTLIICTHNRAEPLAATLEAIALQQAPGIYWDVLVVANACTDETSAVATRYANDPRIPNLRIIDEPRPGVAYARCTGVSHSDATWVAMVDDDCLLAPDWVQQACSFAELQPYAGAFAGRNELAWPSGTPGWCLDHAASLAAQDFGEEVRRLPDQGRPAPCGAGLVLNRAALIGSGFLSKGRLVGRGPRDVHAGEDSEMVFFVRNAGWEVWYCPGLRLLHVISKARTTLSYQCCLHHGFGLVEGYLRLLSHHDPLTPQNRKRSLKWALQEMARVLARMPQEYLFGSATRPAWLIRYHHALGFIEGALRLLKGKDAEREPAI from the coding sequence ATGGCCGAGGGGCACGTTACACAGCTCACGCTGATCATCTGCACGCACAACCGCGCCGAGCCCCTGGCAGCGACGCTGGAAGCCATCGCGCTCCAGCAAGCACCCGGCATTTATTGGGACGTTCTGGTGGTCGCCAATGCCTGCACGGATGAGACCTCGGCAGTCGCCACACGCTACGCGAATGACCCGCGCATTCCCAATCTGCGCATCATCGACGAGCCCCGTCCGGGTGTCGCGTACGCGCGCTGCACCGGTGTGAGCCACAGCGATGCCACGTGGGTGGCCATGGTGGATGATGACTGCCTGCTGGCACCTGATTGGGTACAGCAGGCCTGTAGCTTCGCCGAGCTACAGCCCTATGCCGGAGCTTTCGCGGGACGCAATGAGCTCGCCTGGCCTTCCGGCACACCTGGCTGGTGTCTGGATCACGCGGCCAGCCTCGCGGCGCAGGACTTTGGCGAAGAGGTCCGGCGCCTGCCTGATCAGGGACGGCCCGCACCCTGCGGTGCGGGTCTCGTGCTCAACCGGGCTGCTTTGATTGGCAGCGGCTTCCTGAGCAAGGGGCGCCTCGTCGGCAGGGGACCCCGCGATGTGCATGCAGGGGAGGATTCTGAGATGGTGTTCTTTGTGCGCAATGCTGGTTGGGAGGTTTGGTATTGCCCGGGCCTCCGACTGCTCCATGTGATCTCGAAGGCGCGCACGACCCTGAGTTACCAGTGCTGCCTGCATCACGGCTTCGGCCTGGTGGAGGGCTACCTGCGGCTGCTGTCCCACCATGATCCCCTTACTCCACAGAACCGCAAGCGCAGCTTGAAGTGGGCACTTCAAGAAATGGCACGCGTGCTGGCCCGCATGCCGCAGGAATACCTCTTCGGCTCCGCCACGCGTCCCGCGTGGCTCATCCGCTATCATCATGCCCTCGGCTTCATTGAGGGAGCACTACGTCTCCTCAAAGGAAAGGATGCGGAGCGCGAGCCAGCCATCTAG
- a CDS encoding M20/M25/M40 family metallo-hydrolase: MLDPNAKNFLIDLLSTPSPTGFEWRGQKKWADYTRQYADKVENDAYGTAWATLEGSGKKPRRIMLESHADEIGFMIKQINGEGFLRLDRVGGSDVATARGRRLDILGDKGVVRGIIGNTAIHIRDRENEKVPKVHELYVDVGAKNPKEVAALGLRVGHVAVYADLPEFIGDKYIVGRALDNRLGGFIIAQVMRRLKERKKRVSATVLAVNAVQEEVGGHGAKMVTHRLMPDVAICLDVTHATDTPSIDRAQHGEVKLGDGPSVTHGTCNHPKVVERLLKAADKVKVKIQHESSSRYSGTDTDEIFRVQDGVPSGLISLPLRYMHSVVEMANLKDVEQVIQTLVAFVESVEDKDEFGIKL; this comes from the coding sequence ATGCTTGACCCCAACGCCAAGAATTTCCTCATCGATCTCCTCAGCACCCCGAGCCCGACCGGATTTGAATGGCGCGGCCAGAAGAAGTGGGCCGACTACACCCGGCAGTACGCGGACAAGGTGGAGAACGACGCCTACGGGACCGCTTGGGCTACGCTGGAAGGCTCGGGCAAAAAGCCCCGCCGCATCATGCTTGAGTCCCATGCGGATGAGATCGGCTTCATGATCAAGCAGATCAATGGCGAGGGCTTCCTGCGCCTGGATCGGGTGGGTGGCTCGGATGTGGCCACCGCACGTGGTCGGCGCCTCGATATCCTCGGAGACAAAGGCGTGGTGCGCGGCATCATCGGGAACACCGCGATTCACATCCGTGATCGTGAAAACGAAAAGGTGCCGAAGGTGCACGAATTGTATGTGGACGTTGGCGCGAAGAATCCCAAGGAAGTCGCCGCACTGGGCCTCCGTGTGGGGCACGTAGCCGTGTACGCGGACCTGCCTGAGTTCATCGGCGACAAATACATCGTAGGCCGTGCGCTCGACAACCGCCTCGGTGGCTTCATCATCGCGCAGGTCATGCGTCGCCTGAAGGAGCGGAAGAAGCGCGTCAGCGCCACGGTGCTCGCGGTGAATGCCGTGCAGGAAGAGGTGGGCGGTCACGGGGCCAAGATGGTCACGCACCGCCTCATGCCCGATGTGGCCATCTGCCTGGACGTTACCCACGCCACGGACACGCCGAGCATCGATCGTGCGCAACACGGTGAGGTGAAACTCGGGGATGGCCCCAGCGTCACCCATGGCACCTGCAATCACCCCAAGGTCGTCGAGCGCCTGCTCAAGGCCGCGGACAAGGTGAAGGTGAAAATCCAGCACGAGTCCTCCTCCCGCTACAGCGGCACGGACACGGATGAAATCTTCCGCGTGCAGGATGGCGTGCCCAGCGGTCTCATTTCCCTGCCCCTGCGCTACATGCACTCCGTGGTGGAAATGGCGAATCTCAAGGACGTGGAGCAGGTCATCCAGACCCTCGTGGCCTTTGTCGAGAGCGTGGAGGACAAGGATGAGTTTGGGATCAAGTTGTGA
- a CDS encoding phytanoyl-CoA dioxygenase family protein: protein MGVPQDSTDPDDDNPQENAGPHCHLDLGGITIDHSLMDAETPGQNFEITISEKEREQGALFPETLRLATLLVHTRGYVILRGGMPIGVAHEAAERFRQIHADCMASREGDGWWQVARDTRAVFWERNHRWRIFPKLAEVFANPWVIANPLAMEVLGELLGSEIHCKFVSSDTCMKGTTLQSPHREMGGGNTWEAQSFIVNVPLGVCGLHNGPLEVWPGGSHLWRNELLRRLQVNDDVQDGRNAEFEWFATLFPSRKVELHPGDVLIRDPGLMHRGTVNESDDPRSMLTVCYFRDGFVHDYGSPEHNLDRALWVKLEPSVKRLFSYVFEGSNAAKPAPAAAATPQNVNTPAVSPLWED from the coding sequence ATGGGGGTGCCGCAAGACAGCACGGATCCCGATGATGACAACCCTCAAGAAAATGCCGGGCCACACTGTCACCTTGACCTGGGTGGCATCACGATCGATCACAGCCTCATGGATGCGGAGACTCCCGGACAAAATTTTGAGATCACCATCTCAGAGAAGGAGCGCGAGCAGGGCGCCCTTTTTCCGGAAACACTTCGCCTGGCCACGCTGCTGGTGCACACGCGTGGCTATGTCATCCTTCGTGGAGGCATGCCGATTGGGGTGGCGCATGAGGCGGCAGAGCGGTTTCGCCAGATCCATGCGGACTGTATGGCCAGTCGTGAAGGTGATGGCTGGTGGCAGGTGGCGCGGGATACCAGGGCCGTCTTCTGGGAGCGCAATCATCGCTGGCGCATCTTCCCCAAGCTGGCCGAAGTCTTTGCGAATCCCTGGGTGATTGCGAATCCCCTCGCCATGGAGGTGCTGGGGGAGCTTTTGGGTTCTGAAATCCACTGCAAGTTTGTCTCCAGCGACACCTGCATGAAAGGCACCACGCTTCAGTCACCGCATCGCGAGATGGGCGGGGGCAACACGTGGGAGGCGCAGTCATTCATCGTGAATGTACCGCTGGGTGTGTGTGGCTTGCACAATGGCCCCCTTGAAGTGTGGCCGGGTGGCAGCCATCTCTGGCGCAATGAACTACTGCGTCGCCTGCAGGTGAATGACGATGTGCAGGACGGCCGCAATGCGGAGTTCGAATGGTTCGCCACGCTCTTCCCCTCGCGCAAGGTGGAGTTGCATCCTGGGGACGTGCTGATTCGGGATCCCGGTCTCATGCACCGGGGCACCGTCAATGAAAGCGATGATCCCAGAAGCATGCTCACCGTTTGCTATTTCCGCGACGGCTTCGTGCATGACTATGGAAGCCCGGAGCACAATCTTGATCGTGCATTGTGGGTGAAGCTGGAACCTTCCGTGAAGCGACTGTTCTCTTATGTGTTCGAAGGCAGCAACGCAGCGAAGCCTGCGCCGGCAGCAGCAGCCACACCTCAAAACGTCAACACGCCGGCAGTCAGTCCCTTGTGGGAGGACTGA
- the dxs gene encoding 1-deoxy-D-xylulose-5-phosphate synthase has product MPDLPAIKSAADLKNLPPEQLPELAEKIREILIKTLAETGGHLGPNLGVVELSIALHSVFDTPKDKFVWDVAHQAYVHKMLTGRWDRIHTIRQYEGLNGFALRSESEHDCYGAGHAGTAVSAALGFAVGRDLKGSDEHVVCVAGDAAFTCGVTFEALNNAAAQTKRLILVLNDNEWSIDRNVGAIAKYFNHIATHPTYATLHQTAAGLLEKIGGKTIRRLAGKVEESAKGLFLTTSAQPSPTTSVIFEEFGFRYYGPIDGHDIPLLIKTFEFLKTQNEPVILHIITEKGRGYKPALEDPGKFHGLGKYSIETGETPSTGTPTYSAIFARSVTDFAKTDEKIVAITGAMPGGTGLSVFKKEIPERYYDVGIAEEHAALFACGLAAQGLKPFLTIYSTFMQRAYDMIIHDMAIQNLPVRLCMDRGGLSGDDGPTHHGLFDIGYLRPVPNLVHMQPKDEDEHVDMLWTMANYDKGPIAIRYPRGSGTGVKPKDKPVLLEIGKAEVVEPNGEVALVGLGSMFEMAVETRDLLAKRGITAALINPRWIKPLDGEVLERFAKQCKVVCTFEDHVLHNGFGCGVIEHLNDAGLKTPVVRIGWPDEFIEHGNVPALRKKHGLTAEAAVEKILAALK; this is encoded by the coding sequence ATGCCTGATCTTCCTGCCATTAAATCCGCTGCCGATCTCAAGAATCTGCCCCCGGAGCAGCTTCCCGAGCTTGCGGAAAAGATTCGTGAAATTCTCATCAAGACGCTGGCGGAAACAGGTGGCCACCTGGGCCCCAATCTGGGCGTGGTGGAGCTGAGCATTGCCCTGCATTCGGTTTTTGACACGCCGAAGGACAAGTTTGTCTGGGATGTGGCGCACCAGGCCTATGTGCACAAGATGCTCACCGGTCGCTGGGATCGCATCCACACCATCCGCCAGTATGAGGGACTGAATGGCTTCGCCCTGCGCTCGGAGAGCGAGCACGATTGCTACGGCGCAGGCCATGCCGGCACAGCGGTGTCTGCCGCATTGGGTTTCGCCGTCGGACGCGATCTGAAGGGCAGTGACGAGCACGTGGTATGCGTGGCTGGTGATGCCGCCTTCACCTGTGGGGTGACCTTTGAGGCTCTCAACAACGCCGCTGCCCAGACGAAGCGCCTCATTCTGGTGCTCAATGACAACGAGTGGAGCATCGACCGCAACGTCGGCGCCATCGCGAAATACTTCAATCACATCGCCACCCATCCCACCTACGCCACGCTGCACCAGACTGCGGCGGGCCTTCTGGAGAAGATTGGAGGCAAGACCATCCGCCGCCTCGCCGGCAAGGTGGAGGAGAGTGCCAAGGGCCTCTTCCTCACCACCTCCGCCCAGCCGAGCCCGACGACCTCGGTGATTTTCGAGGAGTTCGGCTTCCGCTACTACGGCCCCATCGATGGCCATGACATCCCGCTGCTCATCAAGACCTTTGAGTTCCTGAAGACGCAGAATGAGCCCGTCATCCTCCACATCATCACGGAGAAGGGCCGCGGCTACAAACCCGCGCTGGAAGACCCCGGCAAGTTCCACGGACTGGGCAAGTACAGCATCGAGACCGGTGAAACTCCTTCGACCGGTACGCCCACGTACTCCGCCATCTTTGCCCGCAGCGTCACGGACTTTGCCAAGACCGACGAGAAGATTGTGGCCATCACCGGCGCGATGCCTGGCGGCACGGGATTGAGCGTCTTCAAGAAGGAGATCCCTGAGCGCTACTATGATGTGGGCATCGCGGAGGAGCATGCTGCGCTCTTCGCGTGCGGCCTGGCGGCGCAGGGTTTGAAGCCCTTCCTCACCATCTATTCCACCTTCATGCAACGCGCCTATGACATGATCATTCATGACATGGCGATTCAGAACCTGCCTGTGCGCCTGTGCATGGACCGAGGTGGCCTGAGCGGGGATGACGGCCCCACGCACCACGGCCTCTTTGACATCGGCTACCTCCGTCCCGTGCCCAATCTGGTGCACATGCAGCCCAAGGACGAAGACGAGCACGTGGACATGCTGTGGACCATGGCCAACTACGACAAGGGCCCGATCGCGATTCGTTACCCGCGTGGTTCCGGCACCGGTGTGAAGCCCAAGGACAAGCCCGTGCTCCTGGAGATCGGCAAGGCCGAGGTCGTGGAGCCGAATGGTGAAGTGGCCCTCGTCGGCCTCGGCTCCATGTTCGAGATGGCCGTGGAGACGCGCGACCTTCTTGCCAAGCGGGGCATCACCGCCGCGCTGATCAATCCGCGCTGGATCAAGCCGCTCGACGGCGAGGTCCTGGAGCGTTTTGCGAAGCAGTGCAAGGTGGTCTGCACCTTTGAAGACCACGTGCTGCACAACGGCTTCGGCTGCGGCGTGATTGAGCACCTGAACGACGCGGGTCTCAAGACCCCGGTGGTGCGCATTGGCTGGCCGGATGAATTCATCGAGCATGGCAACGTACCTGCTCTCCGCAAGAAGCACGGCCTCACGGCGGAGGCCGCGGTCGAGAAGATTCTCGCGGCTTTGAAGTAG
- a CDS encoding sterol desaturase family protein yields MSFVSRVTDYLLWPALFIGALIPTGYGMARGHGPLAFNVTYLTLATVLFVLEKVRPHEDAWLESDGQAVPDLAHTLFTKIAVQVAVVSLTNLGISEGMGDRGSSGIWPSHWPMFLQVALGLVVAEFGLYWAHRLAHEWMPLWRFHAVHHSSKKLWFFNTGRFHFVDTIKSMVFATPFIALTGAPGAVFIWGSAITAYIGILTHCNVRMRFGWLNYIFNTPGLHRWHHSMDLREGNKNYGENLVLWDLLFGTYFDDATRRPPQKIGIKEAMPKGFFGQLAAPFVWKRYQARMKAERLAEEAAVQETPLQTVERA; encoded by the coding sequence ATGTCTTTCGTGTCCCGTGTGACGGATTACCTGCTTTGGCCGGCGCTCTTCATTGGTGCCCTCATTCCCACTGGCTACGGCATGGCACGTGGGCACGGTCCCCTGGCCTTCAACGTGACCTACCTGACGCTCGCGACGGTCCTGTTTGTATTGGAGAAGGTCCGGCCGCATGAGGATGCCTGGCTGGAGTCCGATGGGCAGGCAGTGCCTGACCTGGCCCATACGCTCTTCACCAAGATTGCCGTGCAGGTGGCGGTGGTTTCTCTGACCAACCTCGGCATTTCGGAGGGCATGGGTGATCGGGGCAGCAGCGGCATTTGGCCGTCGCACTGGCCGATGTTCCTACAGGTGGCGCTGGGGCTTGTCGTGGCAGAGTTCGGCCTGTACTGGGCACACCGGCTGGCCCACGAATGGATGCCTCTGTGGAGATTCCACGCGGTGCATCACAGCTCGAAGAAGCTCTGGTTCTTCAACACGGGCAGGTTCCACTTCGTGGACACCATCAAGAGCATGGTCTTCGCCACGCCGTTCATCGCCCTGACAGGCGCGCCGGGAGCAGTCTTCATCTGGGGCAGCGCCATCACGGCGTATATCGGCATCCTGACGCACTGCAATGTGCGGATGCGTTTCGGCTGGCTGAACTACATCTTCAACACCCCGGGCCTGCATCGCTGGCACCACAGCATGGACCTGCGCGAGGGGAACAAAAACTACGGGGAGAATCTCGTGCTGTGGGACCTTCTCTTTGGCACCTACTTCGACGATGCCACACGCCGGCCTCCCCAGAAAATTGGCATCAAGGAAGCGATGCCCAAAGGCTTCTTCGGACAGCTCGCAGCGCCTTTCGTGTGGAAGCGGTATCAGGCGCGGATGAAAGCCGAGCGGCTGGCGGAGGAGGCGGCAGTGCAGGAAACGCCACTCCAAACTGTGGAGCGGGCCTGA
- a CDS encoding GNAT family N-acetyltransferase — protein sequence MQPLARLTNGQSVLLRIFTPADREAVREAFRRLSSESRYHRFWDTQKEIPDSVLNRFLNPKPGLHETWAAQHPDAPDEPGYGGASFWRNEDEPWRAEISVTVADEAHHTGVGTVLMAALWTRAKRAGITEFFGHVLPDNYAMLDWVRSLGATPRLERGQYVFRLELDEAKLRATPTGDRLKARLREAEQWGL from the coding sequence ATGCAACCCCTCGCCCGCCTCACCAACGGCCAATCTGTCTTGCTGCGTATATTCACGCCGGCGGATCGGGAGGCGGTGCGGGAGGCGTTCCGCAGGCTTTCGTCGGAGTCGCGTTATCATCGCTTCTGGGACACCCAGAAGGAGATTCCCGACTCGGTGCTCAACCGGTTCCTGAATCCCAAGCCGGGGCTGCACGAGACCTGGGCGGCACAGCATCCGGATGCGCCGGACGAGCCCGGCTATGGGGGTGCCTCTTTCTGGAGGAATGAGGATGAGCCGTGGCGGGCGGAAATTTCCGTGACCGTGGCAGACGAGGCGCACCACACCGGGGTGGGCACCGTGCTCATGGCGGCGCTGTGGACTCGTGCGAAACGCGCGGGCATCACGGAGTTTTTCGGGCACGTGCTGCCGGACAACTACGCCATGCTGGACTGGGTGCGCTCCCTTGGAGCCACGCCCCGCCTGGAGCGCGGGCAGTATGTCTTCCGGCTGGAGCTGGACGAGGCCAAACTCCGGGCCACCCCCACGGGAGACCGGCTGAAAGCCCGGCTGCGCGAGGCGGAGCAGTGGGGTTTGTAG
- a CDS encoding glycosyltransferase produces the protein MPATATPEPLVSVVFTLMFPRGQVLTCIESWGNQQTLPREQIELIITGNGKDPVLEQQVKQALGERDQFLHVATDNEAAMYAHSAQHARGTWLLFTEAHVIAAPDTVEKLLNDVQARGLDGSCVKTLPSTDTQWAQRIEARMYEDDFKILSDECDWRKFTKRGFLLRRSAYETVGGLDARYHRYSVIPVGARLRDGGFRLGHTADAVVTHHNAKDLEETFDYAREYRRNEQLHLRNHPDIDVEGVLAEAHPDAALQKATRRAAWKSLRTWRPGSGQAAFPLLKSILPGPSPLTKTRWRYYLSRLQLALSGNNVETMYQRFQVSWQRFSDLALEELLAENSGSPSSQSAAPLGADGILLPADLPRHLLDGFYPAEAWETRRFRWTSVAASIRVDLPRNDMTVSLDVGGLLHPRRESVQLFWNGRPLKRVSGNAGHGRLAFRLKKSLFKDKQGQILSITCAPAAASEEKKDSRLLGLPVFQITFTHASKAAK, from the coding sequence ATGCCTGCTACAGCGACGCCCGAGCCCCTCGTCTCCGTAGTGTTCACGCTGATGTTCCCGCGTGGCCAGGTCCTGACGTGCATCGAAAGCTGGGGCAATCAGCAGACACTTCCGCGGGAGCAGATCGAACTCATCATCACGGGCAATGGTAAAGACCCCGTGCTGGAGCAGCAGGTGAAGCAGGCCTTGGGCGAGCGTGATCAGTTCCTGCATGTGGCCACGGACAACGAGGCCGCCATGTATGCGCACTCAGCCCAGCATGCCCGCGGCACCTGGCTCCTCTTCACCGAGGCCCACGTGATTGCCGCTCCCGACACAGTGGAGAAACTGTTGAACGATGTGCAAGCACGCGGCCTGGACGGCTCCTGCGTGAAGACGCTTCCGAGTACGGACACACAGTGGGCTCAGAGAATCGAGGCCCGTATGTACGAGGATGACTTCAAGATCCTGAGTGACGAGTGTGACTGGCGGAAGTTCACGAAGCGAGGCTTTCTTCTACGCCGCAGTGCCTATGAAACCGTCGGCGGCCTGGACGCGCGTTACCATCGCTACTCCGTGATTCCCGTGGGCGCACGATTGCGCGATGGTGGATTTCGCCTGGGGCATACTGCCGACGCCGTGGTCACCCATCACAATGCAAAAGATCTCGAGGAGACCTTTGACTACGCCAGGGAGTATCGGCGGAATGAGCAACTCCACCTGCGCAATCATCCGGACATCGATGTCGAAGGCGTACTTGCGGAAGCACATCCCGATGCAGCACTTCAGAAGGCCACACGGCGCGCTGCCTGGAAGTCCTTGCGAACATGGCGCCCAGGAAGCGGGCAAGCTGCCTTTCCGTTGCTGAAGAGCATCCTGCCAGGTCCATCACCTCTCACGAAGACGCGATGGCGCTATTACCTCTCGCGATTGCAACTCGCGCTTTCCGGCAACAATGTGGAGACAATGTACCAGCGCTTCCAAGTATCCTGGCAGCGCTTCAGCGACCTCGCCCTCGAAGAACTCCTCGCTGAGAACTCCGGCAGTCCATCCTCCCAATCGGCTGCTCCTCTAGGTGCGGATGGCATCCTGCTTCCCGCAGATTTGCCACGCCACCTGTTGGACGGATTCTATCCTGCCGAAGCATGGGAGACACGGCGCTTCCGCTGGACGTCGGTCGCCGCTTCCATCCGTGTCGACCTTCCACGGAATGACATGACAGTCTCGCTCGACGTAGGCGGATTGCTCCATCCTCGCCGTGAAAGCGTCCAGCTATTCTGGAATGGTCGTCCGCTCAAACGCGTCTCTGGCAACGCCGGGCATGGGCGGCTCGCCTTCCGCCTGAAGAAGAGCCTCTTCAAGGACAAGCAAGGCCAGATTCTCTCCATCACCTGCGCTCCAGCAGCAGCTTCGGAAGAAAAGAAAGACAGCCGCCTTCTGGGCCTGCCTGTTTTTCAGATCACCTTCACGCACGCCTCGAAGGCGGCGAAGTAG
- a CDS encoding methyltransferase domain-containing protein, whose translation MNIYETDRLLNEYLLFHYGSAAEVLPWDFGPAEALGFAERSVTVLLDLPLVPSEGATALDLGCAVGRSCYELAHGCERVIGIDYSQSFVNAAEKVRDSGEMPYRQHIEGRDIRDLIAKRPENADASRISFEQGDAMNLRADLGSFEVVHAANLLCRLPEPQKLIQRLPDLVKSGGQLLLTTPCTWLEEFTPAQNWPQGSTFEWLKESLSGSFELAEQVDLPFLIREHARKYQWSVALGTRWIRL comes from the coding sequence ATGAACATATACGAGACGGATCGCCTCCTCAATGAGTACCTCCTCTTCCACTACGGAAGCGCTGCGGAAGTGCTGCCGTGGGATTTTGGCCCTGCGGAGGCGCTGGGATTTGCCGAGCGCAGTGTGACCGTCCTCCTGGACCTTCCTCTCGTGCCCTCGGAAGGCGCCACCGCGCTGGATCTGGGATGTGCCGTGGGGCGCTCCTGCTATGAACTGGCCCATGGGTGCGAACGCGTGATCGGCATCGATTACTCCCAGTCCTTTGTGAATGCCGCAGAGAAGGTGCGCGATTCCGGCGAGATGCCCTATCGGCAACACATCGAAGGGCGCGACATCCGCGACCTCATCGCGAAGCGCCCTGAGAATGCAGATGCTTCGCGCATCTCCTTCGAGCAGGGAGATGCCATGAATCTCCGTGCCGACCTCGGCAGCTTTGAGGTCGTGCACGCTGCCAATCTCCTCTGCCGTCTCCCGGAGCCGCAGAAGCTGATCCAGCGTTTGCCCGACTTGGTGAAGTCCGGAGGCCAACTCCTGCTTACTACGCCGTGCACCTGGCTGGAGGAATTCACTCCGGCGCAGAACTGGCCGCAGGGCAGCACGTTTGAGTGGCTGAAGGAAAGCCTCTCCGGCAGCTTCGAACTCGCCGAGCAGGTGGATCTGCCTTTCCTCATTCGCGAGCACGCGCGGAAATATCAGTGGAGCGTGGCGCTCGGCACGCGATGGATACGGTTGTGA
- a CDS encoding phosphodiester glycosidase family protein, which translates to MRSLLFVFLWVVGFTGTHLHAQWRVAGQSESVALAGGATHVRREVSGPAEVELKLVFFDATKSDLRIIDQPQRSSAGSLGDAMRSDNFIAGCNAGYFSPDFAPLGLVISNGTRVGSFQKSSLLGGVVLVRKGRPMLLWRDEFTEQKGITELVQAGPRLVNGGRPVAGLESTKRRARTFILTDCAGKWAIGICDRASLRELSDILATPALFPEMEVERALNFDGGSSTGLWFRRADGTESYSREFATVRNFLAVLPRK; encoded by the coding sequence ATGAGAAGTCTGCTGTTTGTTTTCCTCTGGGTTGTCGGTTTCACCGGGACGCATCTGCACGCCCAGTGGCGCGTTGCCGGGCAGTCGGAGTCGGTGGCTCTCGCGGGCGGGGCAACTCATGTGCGGCGTGAGGTGAGTGGTCCGGCGGAGGTGGAACTGAAGCTGGTGTTCTTCGACGCGACGAAAAGCGATCTCCGCATCATCGACCAGCCGCAACGTTCCAGTGCCGGCTCGCTCGGTGACGCCATGCGCTCGGACAATTTCATTGCGGGATGCAATGCAGGTTACTTCAGCCCCGACTTTGCTCCGTTGGGGCTGGTTATTTCCAATGGCACGCGTGTGGGGAGCTTTCAGAAATCCTCGCTGCTCGGCGGGGTGGTGCTGGTGCGTAAAGGCCGGCCTATGCTGCTGTGGCGTGATGAGTTTACGGAACAGAAGGGTATCACGGAACTCGTGCAGGCGGGGCCGCGCCTGGTGAATGGCGGCAGGCCGGTGGCAGGACTGGAGTCGACGAAGCGGCGTGCGCGCACTTTCATCCTCACCGACTGCGCCGGGAAGTGGGCCATCGGCATCTGTGACCGGGCCAGCCTGCGGGAGCTTTCGGACATCCTGGCGACGCCCGCGCTCTTCCCGGAGATGGAAGTGGAGCGCGCCCTGAACTTTGATGGCGGCAGCTCCACTGGGCTCTGGTTCCGCCGCGCCGATGGCACGGAGAGCTACAGCCGGGAGTTTGCCACCGTGCGGAACTTTCTGGCTGTCCTGCCCCGGAAATGA
- the xseB gene encoding exodeoxyribonuclease VII small subunit, with protein MSEEERQPDELSFEDAMESLESIVSSLEGERLPLEEMLQSYERGVKLLRVCRSRIETARQRVEIITADLEGRGKATLSDFSALEVPEAASSSGGEESSAKRPVRKKPAAPEPPSGNGSPDEDIRLF; from the coding sequence ATGTCCGAAGAAGAACGCCAACCCGATGAACTGAGTTTTGAAGATGCGATGGAATCGCTCGAATCCATCGTGTCCTCCCTTGAGGGTGAACGCCTGCCTCTTGAGGAGATGCTGCAGAGCTATGAGCGGGGAGTGAAGCTCCTCCGCGTGTGCCGCAGCCGCATTGAGACCGCCCGTCAGCGGGTGGAAATCATCACCGCGGATCTTGAAGGGCGAGGCAAGGCGACGTTGAGCGATTTCAGCGCTCTTGAGGTGCCTGAAGCCGCTTCCTCCTCCGGAGGGGAAGAGTCCTCTGCGAAGCGCCCCGTTCGCAAAAAGCCTGCTGCACCGGAACCGCCGTCCGGAAATGGCAGCCCAGACGAAGATATTCGTCTCTTCTAG